The Amycolatopsis viridis genome window below encodes:
- a CDS encoding alpha/beta fold hydrolase yields the protein MTAVQREIEAAPGSRIAGPEDIWAGHRSFAGVRTRVLEVGPKPKRGTGRLVLLHGYCDSADTWRPALAELAAAGIPAVAVDLPGFGEADPLRPGAILAQLDAFVAEVTRCYADRGKVVLGGNSLGGTMSLRAACREQLPIAGVVSIAAPGFVDSWLVRTVGKYPLPLRLAASLPLPVPGFVVRTIAGLVVPWLLYADRSAADIAHVSRFTGLFPDFRSTTTRLDQARRLVAELADAYDGLESIKVPLLVVACGKDRLVTAAAGQRLHTLVPHSQLMLREEWGHCPQLDDPVAIAELLSYFRAGALHKKPRRRAPGVAQKAAG from the coding sequence ATGACCGCAGTGCAGCGGGAAATCGAGGCGGCGCCGGGCTCCCGGATCGCCGGCCCGGAGGACATCTGGGCCGGCCACCGGAGTTTCGCCGGCGTGCGCACCAGGGTGCTCGAGGTCGGTCCGAAGCCGAAGCGGGGCACCGGAAGACTCGTCCTGCTGCACGGCTACTGCGACAGCGCCGACACCTGGCGCCCGGCGCTGGCCGAACTGGCCGCCGCCGGCATCCCCGCGGTCGCGGTCGACCTGCCCGGCTTCGGTGAGGCCGATCCCCTGCGACCGGGCGCGATCCTCGCCCAGCTCGACGCGTTCGTCGCCGAGGTCACCCGCTGCTACGCCGACCGCGGCAAGGTCGTGCTGGGCGGCAACTCCCTCGGCGGCACGATGAGCCTGCGCGCGGCCTGCCGCGAGCAGCTGCCGATCGCCGGTGTGGTGTCGATCGCCGCTCCCGGGTTCGTGGACTCCTGGCTGGTCCGGACCGTCGGGAAGTACCCGCTGCCGCTGCGGCTGGCCGCGTCGCTGCCGTTGCCGGTGCCCGGGTTCGTCGTGCGGACCATCGCCGGTCTCGTGGTGCCGTGGCTGCTCTACGCCGACCGCTCGGCCGCCGACATCGCGCACGTCTCCCGGTTCACCGGGCTGTTCCCCGACTTCCGGTCGACCACCACTCGCCTGGACCAGGCGCGGCGGCTGGTCGCCGAGCTCGCCGACGCCTACGACGGGCTGGAGTCGATCAAGGTCCCGCTGCTGGTCGTCGCGTGCGGCAAGGACCGCCTGGTGACCGCGGCCGCCGGTCAGCGCCTGCACACCCTGGTGCCGCACAGCCAGCTGATGCTGCGCGAGGAGTGGGGCCACTGCCCGCAGCTGGACGACCCGGTCGCGATCGCCGAGCTGCTGAGCTACTTCCGGGCCGGTGCCCTGCACAAGAAGCCGCGGCGGCGGGCACCCGGCGTCGCCCAGAAAGCGGCCGGCTGA
- a CDS encoding carboxymuconolactone decarboxylase family protein, with the protein MDARLNLFASPTAAKFVKYILSAGKVLENSTLPMTTQALVTLRASQINGCGYCTDMHFKDALAAGEDPLRLNLVAAWREATVFTEAERAALELTEEGTRIADAAGGVSDEVWANAAKHYDEDQLAALVGAIALINTWNRLNVITRNPAGDYQPGQFG; encoded by the coding sequence GTGGACGCTCGTCTGAACCTCTTCGCCAGCCCGACCGCGGCAAAGTTCGTGAAGTACATCCTGTCGGCCGGGAAGGTGCTCGAGAACTCGACGCTGCCGATGACCACACAGGCGCTGGTGACGTTGCGCGCCAGCCAGATCAACGGCTGCGGCTACTGCACGGACATGCACTTCAAGGACGCGCTGGCGGCCGGCGAGGACCCGCTGCGGCTCAACCTGGTCGCGGCGTGGCGCGAGGCGACCGTGTTCACCGAGGCCGAGCGCGCGGCCCTGGAGCTGACCGAGGAGGGCACCCGGATCGCCGACGCGGCCGGCGGGGTCAGCGACGAGGTCTGGGCCAACGCGGCCAAGCACTACGACGAGGACCAGCTCGCCGCCCTGGTGGGCGCCATCGCGCTCATCAACACGTGGAACCGCCTGAACGTGATCACCCGTAACCCGGCCGGGGACTACCAGCCGGGCCAGTTCGGCTGA
- a CDS encoding amino acid permease: protein MAVRELFRRKPVEQIEAEDGGGLQRTLGLWQLTAIGVGGIIGAGIFSLAGAVANETAGPAVLISFLVAGVASAAAAFSYAEFAGLIPRAGSAYTYGYAVLGELVGWFIGWDLLLEYTAIVAVVAIGISGYFNDLLGFLHIHLPLWMSGAPGTEPAGVASGSYKVNLFAALLCLLIAFILNQGMRSAARFETLLVYLKVALVVLVIVVGAFHVKTGNWSNFFPFGISGAFTGAATVFFAVFGYDAMSTAAEESTDSQKHMPKAILYSLGISMVLYVLACLVLTGMVPFTDINPEAAFSSAFASVGMRWLGAVIAVGAIIGILTVLFTFLLGATRVGYAMSRDGLLPKWFSGTHPVRKVPSRMTWILGVAAAVIAGLLPIGEAAELTNIGILLAFVVVCVAVVVLRYRRPDLPRTFRCPGVPVVPAIGVAFSLWLITFLKPETWLRFVIWFVIGMVVYFAYGRRHSLLARHHQR from the coding sequence GTGGCCGTACGCGAGCTGTTCCGGCGCAAACCCGTCGAGCAGATCGAGGCCGAGGACGGCGGCGGGCTCCAGCGAACCCTGGGCCTGTGGCAGCTGACCGCGATCGGCGTGGGCGGGATCATCGGGGCGGGCATCTTCTCGCTCGCCGGCGCGGTGGCGAACGAGACCGCGGGACCCGCGGTGCTCATCTCCTTCCTCGTGGCCGGCGTCGCCAGTGCCGCCGCCGCCTTCTCCTACGCCGAGTTCGCCGGCCTGATCCCGCGGGCCGGCTCCGCCTACACCTACGGATACGCGGTGCTCGGCGAGCTGGTCGGCTGGTTCATCGGCTGGGACCTGCTGCTGGAGTACACCGCGATCGTCGCCGTGGTGGCGATCGGCATCTCGGGCTACTTCAACGATCTGCTGGGTTTCCTGCACATCCACCTGCCGCTGTGGATGTCCGGCGCGCCGGGCACCGAACCGGCGGGCGTGGCCTCGGGTTCGTACAAGGTGAACCTGTTCGCCGCACTGCTGTGCCTGCTGATCGCGTTCATCCTCAACCAGGGCATGCGGTCGGCCGCGCGGTTCGAGACGCTGCTGGTGTACCTCAAGGTCGCGCTCGTGGTCCTGGTGATCGTGGTCGGCGCGTTCCACGTCAAGACCGGCAACTGGTCGAACTTCTTCCCGTTCGGGATCAGCGGGGCGTTCACCGGCGCGGCGACGGTGTTCTTCGCGGTGTTCGGCTACGACGCGATGTCCACCGCCGCCGAGGAGTCGACCGATTCGCAGAAACACATGCCGAAGGCGATCCTGTACTCGCTCGGGATCTCCATGGTGCTGTACGTGCTCGCCTGCCTCGTGCTGACCGGCATGGTGCCCTTCACCGACATCAACCCGGAAGCGGCTTTCTCCAGCGCCTTCGCCTCCGTCGGGATGCGCTGGCTCGGCGCGGTCATCGCGGTCGGCGCCATCATCGGCATCCTGACGGTGTTGTTCACCTTCCTGCTCGGCGCGACGCGCGTCGGGTACGCGATGAGCCGCGACGGCCTGCTGCCCAAGTGGTTCTCCGGCACGCACCCGGTGCGGAAGGTGCCCAGCCGGATGACGTGGATCCTGGGCGTGGCGGCGGCGGTGATCGCCGGGTTGCTGCCGATCGGCGAGGCCGCCGAGCTGACCAACATCGGGATCCTGCTGGCCTTCGTGGTGGTGTGCGTCGCCGTCGTGGTGCTGCGGTACCGCCGGCCGGACCTGCCGCGCACGTTCCGCTGCCCCGGGGTGCCGGTGGTGCCCGCGATCGGGGTCGCGTTCTCGCTGTGGCTGATCACGTTCCTCAAGCCGGAGACGTGGCTGCGGTTCGTGATCTGGTTCGTGATCGGGATGGTGGTGTACTTCGCTTACGGGCGACGGCATTCGCTGCTGGCGCGTCACCACCAGAGGTAG
- a CDS encoding glycine-rich domain-containing protein: MVLGKAVALAAVLITATAPVTGAEPAHGDRAFTTRGTFTAPEGVTSVFIALWGAGGGGGVTVPPAAAPKPPETPAQQPPNAPGTTGGGGGAAWCSVAVTPATEYVVTVGTGGAAGAPGGDSSLGVTGSPPLVVAHGGQAGTSGASGHGGTADCGTSPGLVSAGSDGTADQPGTAGVIPSEPPGGIGSGGTAGAPGAPGYVYLWW, translated from the coding sequence ATGGTGTTGGGAAAGGCCGTGGCCCTCGCGGCTGTCCTGATCACGGCCACCGCCCCGGTGACCGGGGCCGAACCCGCCCACGGGGACCGGGCCTTCACCACCCGCGGCACCTTCACCGCGCCCGAGGGCGTTACCTCGGTGTTCATCGCCCTGTGGGGCGCGGGCGGCGGGGGCGGGGTGACGGTCCCGCCGGCCGCCGCACCCAAACCCCCGGAAACCCCGGCGCAACAGCCGCCCAACGCGCCCGGCACCACCGGTGGTGGCGGGGGCGCCGCCTGGTGCTCGGTCGCGGTCACGCCGGCCACCGAGTACGTCGTCACCGTCGGCACGGGTGGCGCCGCCGGGGCACCGGGCGGTGACTCGAGCCTGGGCGTCACCGGCAGCCCGCCACTCGTGGTGGCCCACGGCGGGCAAGCCGGAACGTCCGGGGCGTCCGGGCACGGTGGCACCGCGGACTGCGGGACCTCGCCCGGACTGGTGTCCGCCGGCAGCGACGGCACGGCCGATCAGCCCGGGACAGCGGGAGTGATCCCGAGCGAGCCGCCCGGCGGGATCGGTTCCGGCGGCACAGCCGGCGCACCCGGCGCACCCGGGTACGTCTACCTCTGGTGGTGA
- a CDS encoding YceI family protein, whose amino-acid sequence MTESVIPTRVLEGVELPAAGTWRIDPGHAEVAFIGRHFMLTKVRGRFTAVDGAVEVAENPADSRVSVTIEMASVNSGDQARDDHLRSADFFDVESNPVATFVSTGVRWEGNGGSMTGDLTIKGVTKPVTLTVDYLGYAQDPWDNHRAVFSARGRINREDWGLTWNMPLAKGGLLVSREIDLELEVELIHAG is encoded by the coding sequence ATGACCGAATCAGTGATCCCCACCCGTGTCCTGGAGGGCGTGGAGCTGCCGGCCGCCGGCACGTGGCGGATCGACCCGGGTCACGCCGAGGTCGCCTTCATCGGCCGGCACTTCATGCTCACCAAGGTCCGCGGGCGCTTCACCGCCGTGGACGGCGCAGTGGAGGTCGCGGAGAACCCCGCGGACAGCAGAGTCTCCGTGACCATCGAGATGGCGTCGGTGAACAGCGGTGACCAGGCCCGGGACGACCACCTGCGCTCGGCCGACTTCTTCGACGTGGAGAGCAACCCCGTCGCCACCTTCGTGTCCACCGGCGTCCGCTGGGAGGGCAACGGCGGCTCGATGACCGGCGACCTGACGATCAAGGGCGTGACGAAGCCGGTCACCCTGACGGTCGACTACCTCGGCTACGCACAGGACCCGTGGGACAACCACCGCGCGGTGTTCTCCGCCCGCGGCCGGATCAACCGCGAAGACTGGGGGCTGACCTGGAACATGCCGCTGGCCAAGGGCGGCCTCCTCGTGTCGCGGGAGATCGACCTGGAGCTCGAGGTCGAGCTGATCCACGCCGGCTGA
- a CDS encoding MarR family winged helix-turn-helix transcriptional regulator, with translation MGTYEDNGLQAWRAMLLASNAALRAIDADLTRSGTIPLTWYDVLLELNAGPDRRLRMNDLADRVVLSRTRVSRLVDEMVMAGLVTKVRDETDRRVVWAAMTDEGVRAFRTTAPQYLRGIEQHFSQYLTDEEKNVMAAALQRVREAHGNVIATPDSLRRNGRKS, from the coding sequence ATGGGCACGTACGAGGACAACGGCCTGCAAGCCTGGCGCGCCATGCTGCTGGCGTCCAACGCCGCGCTGCGCGCCATCGACGCGGACCTGACCAGGAGCGGCACCATCCCGCTCACCTGGTACGACGTGTTGCTCGAGCTCAACGCCGGCCCGGATCGACGGCTGCGGATGAACGACCTGGCCGACCGGGTCGTGCTCAGCCGGACCCGGGTGAGCCGGCTGGTGGACGAGATGGTCATGGCCGGGCTCGTGACCAAGGTCCGCGACGAGACGGACCGCCGGGTGGTGTGGGCGGCCATGACCGACGAAGGCGTGCGCGCCTTCCGCACCACCGCCCCGCAGTACCTGCGCGGCATCGAGCAGCACTTCTCGCAATACCTCACCGACGAGGAGAAGAACGTCATGGCAGCCGCCCTGCAGCGGGTCCGGGAGGCGCACGGGAACGTGATCGCCACACCGGATTCCCTGCGGCGCAACGGAAGGAAAAGCTGA
- a CDS encoding DsbA family oxidoreductase, protein MIQSVDVAPGDPRLPAAPNVIVVYSDLNCSFAHVAVHRLHETRERLGLTGEVHFDHRAFPLELFNLGVNERPGVDSEIAVLGALEPDAGWQLWQEKDWRYPVTMLPALEAVQAAKHQGLPVAEQLDRALRKAFWAQSRCISLRNVILDVAAEIGVVDVTDLARRLDRGEARAAVLQQFESARDDRVICSPHLFLADGTNAANPGIAARWVNGDFGIGFPVIDSDEPDIYRTLLEKAASLA, encoded by the coding sequence ATGATCCAGTCGGTCGACGTCGCCCCGGGTGATCCCCGGCTACCCGCGGCGCCGAACGTGATCGTGGTCTATTCGGACCTCAACTGCTCGTTCGCCCACGTCGCCGTGCACCGGCTGCACGAGACGCGGGAACGGCTCGGGCTGACCGGCGAGGTGCACTTCGACCACCGCGCCTTCCCGCTCGAACTGTTCAACCTCGGCGTCAACGAGCGGCCCGGGGTCGACTCCGAGATCGCCGTACTCGGCGCGCTGGAGCCGGACGCCGGATGGCAGCTGTGGCAGGAGAAGGACTGGCGGTACCCGGTGACCATGCTCCCGGCGCTGGAGGCCGTGCAGGCCGCCAAGCACCAGGGCCTGCCCGTTGCGGAACAGCTCGACCGCGCGCTGCGGAAGGCGTTCTGGGCGCAGAGCCGCTGCATCTCGCTGCGCAACGTGATCCTGGACGTGGCGGCCGAGATCGGTGTGGTGGACGTGACCGACCTCGCCCGGCGGCTCGACCGCGGCGAGGCCCGCGCGGCGGTGCTCCAGCAGTTCGAGTCGGCACGCGACGACCGGGTCATCTGCAGCCCCCACCTGTTCCTGGCCGACGGCACCAATGCAGCCAATCCCGGTATCGCGGCGCGCTGGGTCAACGGTGACTTCGGCATCGGCTTCCCGGTGATCGACTCGGACGAGCCGGACATCTACCGGACGCTACTGGAGAAGGCGGCGAGCCTGGCGTGA
- a CDS encoding TIGR03618 family F420-dependent PPOX class oxidoreductase gives MITTADGLRMVADLAAPERWLAVLVTAGSGGRPAVSVVNAGILPHPVTGETVVAFVSRGRTAKLTNLRERPHATLVFRSGWEWVSVSGPVELAGPDDDLTGLPDLRTLLRDIYAAAGGVHPDLDEYDRAMAEDRRTAVLLRPERFTTNPPGTEHKEPA, from the coding sequence GTGATCACCACTGCTGACGGCCTCCGGATGGTGGCCGACCTCGCCGCTCCGGAGCGGTGGCTCGCCGTGCTGGTTACCGCCGGGTCCGGCGGCCGGCCTGCCGTGTCCGTCGTGAACGCGGGAATCCTCCCCCACCCGGTGACCGGCGAGACCGTGGTCGCGTTCGTCTCGCGCGGCCGCACCGCGAAGCTCACCAACCTGCGCGAACGTCCACACGCGACACTCGTGTTCCGGTCCGGCTGGGAGTGGGTGTCGGTGTCCGGGCCGGTGGAGCTGGCCGGTCCCGACGACGACCTGACCGGCCTGCCGGACCTGCGCACCCTGCTCCGCGACATCTACGCCGCCGCCGGCGGTGTGCACCCGGACCTGGACGAATACGACCGGGCGATGGCCGAGGACCGCCGCACCGCGGTGCTCCTGCGGCCGGAGCGCTTCACCACCAACCCACCTGGCACCGAACACAAGGAACCGGCATGA
- a CDS encoding DsbA family oxidoreductase has protein sequence MTNAPSTVHRPAAAPGTIQVWSDLLCPFAHVALHRLRVARERLGLQDQVRIDHHAFPLELFNGPHPRPGTDSEAVGLGAIEPAAGFRLWTAADWLYPNTVLLANEAVAAAKAQGLGPAEDLDHALRRAFWVDNRTIGHRTVILEIAAETGTVDVGALTEALDTGRHRADVMADYAVAQTDEVNGSPHLFTADGTDVHNPGIAVHWEGPWASGFPVVDAHDSDWTDALLKKAAG, from the coding sequence ATGACCAACGCACCGTCCACCGTCCACCGTCCCGCGGCTGCCCCGGGCACCATCCAGGTCTGGTCGGACCTGCTCTGCCCGTTCGCGCACGTCGCGCTGCACCGGCTCCGGGTGGCCCGCGAGCGGCTGGGCCTGCAGGACCAGGTCCGGATCGACCACCACGCGTTCCCGCTGGAGCTGTTCAACGGCCCGCACCCGCGGCCGGGTACCGACAGCGAGGCCGTCGGCCTCGGCGCGATCGAACCGGCGGCCGGGTTCCGCCTGTGGACCGCGGCGGACTGGCTGTACCCGAACACCGTGCTGCTCGCCAACGAGGCGGTGGCCGCGGCCAAGGCGCAGGGCCTGGGCCCGGCCGAGGACCTCGACCACGCGCTGCGCCGGGCGTTCTGGGTGGACAACCGCACGATCGGTCACCGCACCGTCATCCTGGAGATCGCCGCCGAGACCGGCACGGTCGACGTCGGCGCGCTGACCGAGGCGCTCGACACGGGCCGGCACCGCGCGGACGTGATGGCGGACTACGCGGTCGCGCAGACCGACGAGGTGAACGGCAGTCCGCACCTGTTCACGGCGGACGGCACCGACGTGCACAACCCGGGCATCGCGGTGCACTGGGAAGGCCCGTGGGCGTCCGGGTTCCCGGTCGTGGACGCCCACGACTCGGACTGGACCGACGCCCTGCTGAAGAAGGCCGCCGGGTAG
- a CDS encoding L-serine ammonia-lyase translates to MALSAFDLYTVGIGPSSSHTVGPMRAAKRFADGLTGEGLRPELVRVELFGSLGATGHGHGSEKAVLLGLLGEDPATVDTRTAEARAARVRERGALTLNGVHETGVEVVLHRRKSLSVHPNGMTFTARGAGGEVLRERTYYSVGGGFVVDEQAAGADRIVADTTPVRYPFATAADLLRICAERGLRISDVMLANELAWRTEREVRDGLLHIWRVMAGCVRAGCHGEGVLPGGLRVPRRAPGLFRELTSAQAARDPLDVMDWVTLFALAVNEENAAGGRVVTAPTNGAAGIIPAVLHYYTRFVAGAGDDGIVRFLLTAAAVGILVKQNASISGAEVGCQGEVGSACSMAAAGLCEVLGGSPRQVENAAEIGIEHNLGLTCDPVGGLVQIPCIERNAIASVKAINAARIALRGTGSHVVSLDKAIKTMRDTGRDMHVKYKETARGGLAVNVIEC, encoded by the coding sequence GTGGCGCTGAGCGCGTTCGACCTCTACACCGTCGGAATCGGCCCGTCCTCCTCGCACACGGTGGGACCGATGCGGGCGGCCAAGCGGTTCGCCGACGGTCTGACGGGGGAGGGGCTGCGGCCCGAGCTGGTGCGGGTCGAACTGTTCGGGTCGCTGGGCGCGACCGGGCACGGCCACGGGTCGGAGAAGGCGGTCCTGCTCGGTCTGCTGGGCGAAGATCCCGCCACTGTGGACACCCGCACCGCCGAAGCCCGGGCCGCGCGGGTGCGGGAGCGGGGCGCCCTGACGCTCAACGGGGTGCACGAGACCGGTGTCGAGGTGGTGCTGCACCGCCGGAAGTCCCTGTCCGTCCACCCCAACGGCATGACCTTCACCGCCCGCGGAGCCGGCGGCGAGGTGCTGCGGGAGCGCACCTACTACTCGGTGGGTGGCGGTTTCGTGGTGGACGAGCAGGCGGCCGGGGCGGATCGCATCGTGGCCGACACCACGCCGGTGCGGTACCCGTTCGCCACGGCCGCCGACCTGCTCCGGATCTGCGCCGAGCGCGGCCTCCGGATCAGCGACGTCATGCTCGCCAACGAACTGGCGTGGCGAACCGAACGCGAGGTGCGGGACGGGCTGCTGCACATCTGGCGGGTCATGGCCGGCTGCGTCCGGGCCGGCTGCCACGGGGAAGGGGTGCTGCCGGGAGGTCTGCGGGTGCCGCGCCGCGCACCCGGCCTGTTCCGCGAACTCACGTCCGCACAAGCCGCGCGGGATCCGCTGGACGTGATGGACTGGGTCACCCTGTTCGCCCTCGCCGTCAACGAGGAGAACGCCGCGGGCGGCCGCGTCGTCACGGCGCCGACGAACGGTGCGGCGGGCATCATCCCCGCCGTCCTGCACTACTACACGCGGTTCGTGGCCGGTGCCGGTGACGACGGGATCGTGCGGTTCCTGCTCACCGCGGCAGCGGTCGGCATCCTGGTCAAGCAGAACGCGTCGATCTCCGGCGCGGAGGTCGGGTGCCAGGGCGAGGTCGGGTCCGCGTGCTCGATGGCCGCGGCGGGCCTGTGTGAAGTCCTCGGCGGCAGCCCCCGGCAGGTGGAGAACGCGGCCGAGATCGGCATCGAGCACAACCTGGGCCTCACCTGCGATCCGGTGGGCGGCCTGGTGCAGATCCCGTGCATCGAACGGAACGCGATCGCCTCGGTGAAGGCGATCAACGCGGCCCGGATCGCGCTGCGCGGCACCGGCAGCCACGTGGTGAGCCTGGACAAGGCGATCAAGACCATGCGGGACACCGGGCGCGACATGCACGTCAAGTACAAGGAAACCGCGCGGGGCGGACTTGCGGTGAACGTGATCGAGTGCTGA
- the glyA gene encoding serine hydroxymethyltransferase — translation MGTHDLPLSEVDPEVHAALTSELDRQRNTLELIASENFAPVAVLQAQGSVLTNKYAEGYPGRRYYGGCEHVDTVERLAIDRVRRLFGSRFANVQPHSGAQANAAAMFAMLEPGDTVLGLDLAHGGHLTHGMRANFSGRLYRVVPYHVRDTDFRLDLAEVERLAAEHRPKLIVAGWSAYPLHLDFAAFRRIADGVGARLMVDMAHFAGLVAAGLHPSPVPHADVVTTTTHKTLGGPRGGVILTDDAALAKRIDSAVFPGQQGGPLEHVIAAKAVAFNLAATEEFRDRQRRTLEGARVIARRLLADDVRQAGISVLTGGTQVHLVVVDLRHSSLDGRQAEDRLHAAGITVNRNAVPFDPRPPMVSSGVRIGTPALATRGFGAPEFAEVADIIATALVTTTPDDVLPGLRARVAALAAKFPLYPEM, via the coding sequence ATGGGCACGCACGACCTCCCGCTGTCCGAAGTAGACCCCGAAGTGCACGCCGCGCTGACGTCCGAACTGGACCGTCAGCGGAACACCCTGGAGCTGATCGCCAGCGAGAACTTCGCGCCGGTGGCGGTGCTGCAGGCGCAGGGCTCGGTCCTGACCAACAAGTACGCCGAGGGTTATCCCGGTCGCCGCTACTACGGCGGCTGCGAGCACGTCGACACCGTGGAACGCCTCGCCATCGACCGGGTGCGGCGGCTGTTCGGATCCCGTTTCGCCAACGTCCAGCCGCATTCCGGGGCGCAGGCCAACGCTGCGGCCATGTTCGCGATGCTCGAACCCGGTGACACCGTGCTCGGCCTCGACCTGGCGCACGGCGGGCACCTGACGCACGGGATGCGGGCGAACTTCAGCGGCCGGCTCTACCGCGTCGTGCCCTACCACGTGCGGGACACCGATTTCCGGCTGGACCTGGCCGAGGTCGAGCGGCTGGCGGCCGAGCACCGCCCGAAGCTCATCGTGGCCGGCTGGTCGGCCTACCCGCTGCACCTGGACTTCGCCGCGTTCCGCCGCATCGCCGATGGCGTCGGTGCGCGCCTGATGGTGGACATGGCGCACTTCGCCGGGCTGGTGGCGGCCGGCCTGCACCCCAGCCCGGTGCCCCACGCCGACGTCGTCACCACCACGACCCACAAGACCCTCGGCGGCCCGCGCGGCGGTGTGATCCTCACCGACGACGCAGCGCTGGCCAAACGCATCGACTCGGCGGTCTTCCCCGGGCAGCAGGGCGGTCCGCTGGAGCACGTGATCGCGGCGAAGGCGGTGGCGTTCAACCTGGCCGCCACCGAGGAGTTCCGGGACCGGCAGCGCCGCACCCTCGAGGGTGCCCGCGTCATCGCCCGCCGGCTGCTCGCCGACGACGTCCGGCAGGCGGGGATCTCGGTCCTCACCGGCGGCACGCAGGTCCACCTCGTCGTGGTGGACCTGCGGCACTCGTCGCTCGACGGGCGCCAGGCCGAGGACCGGCTGCACGCGGCGGGCATCACCGTGAACCGCAACGCGGTGCCCTTCGACCCGCGCCCGCCGATGGTGTCGTCGGGAGTGCGGATCGGCACGCCCGCGCTCGCCACGCGCGGTTTCGGCGCGCCGGAGTTCGCCGAGGTCGCCGACATCATCGCGACGGCGCTCGTCACTACCACCCCGGACGATGTGCTGCCCGGGTTGCGTGCCCGCGTGGCGGCGCTGGCAGCGAAGTTCCCGCTCTACCCGGAGATGTGA
- the gcvH gene encoding glycine cleavage system protein GcvH translates to MPVSVPAELKYTAEHEWLDLDGDTATVGITAFAADALGDVVYLDLPAAGSTVAAGQPCGEIESTKSVSELYAPVDGEVVEVNAKVTDDPGLLNTDPFGEGWLFRMKVTGAGDLLDAAAYLARTGGA, encoded by the coding sequence ATGCCCGTGTCCGTTCCGGCCGAGCTGAAGTACACCGCCGAGCACGAGTGGCTCGACCTCGACGGGGACACCGCCACCGTCGGGATCACCGCCTTCGCCGCGGACGCCCTCGGCGATGTGGTGTACCTCGACCTGCCCGCCGCCGGCAGCACCGTCGCGGCAGGGCAGCCGTGCGGTGAGATCGAGTCCACCAAGTCGGTCAGCGAGCTCTACGCGCCGGTGGACGGCGAGGTCGTCGAGGTCAACGCGAAGGTCACCGACGACCCCGGACTGCTCAACACCGACCCGTTCGGCGAGGGCTGGCTGTTCCGGATGAAGGTCACCGGGGCGGGCGACCTGCTCGACGCGGCCGCTTACCTGGCCCGGACCGGAGGTGCCTGA